One segment of Rhinatrema bivittatum chromosome 14, aRhiBiv1.1, whole genome shotgun sequence DNA contains the following:
- the LOC115076335 gene encoding podocalyxin-like protein 2, protein MGACQGKCVCFRRSRKVHPVGLDLPLPLVMEEVREGGEAELLAAGEGSSESSEGSSILSLETIEEAAVLMPAGASEIGEGDLTSPEMDLAARRQEILWLQDRWADRTPAALRAWQEPVPSPVPSRKHKCSEYPMILEDIEEEEVEKEEKEEEEKEKLEADL, encoded by the exons ATGGGTGCTTGCCAAGGCAAGTGTGTCTGTTTTAGGCGATCGAGAAAGGTGCATCCAGTGGGCCTTGACCTTCCTCTCCCACTGGTGATGGAGGAGGTCAGAGAAGGAGGAGAGGCAGAGCTCTTGGCTGCAGGTGAGGGTAGCAGCGAGAGCAGTGAGGGCAGCTCTATCTTGTCCCTGGAGACCATTGAGGAGGCCGCTGTGCTCATGCCAGCTGGAGCCAGCGAGATAGGAGAAGGGGACCTAACATCACCCGAGATGGACCTCGCTGCACGGAGGCAGGAGATCTTATGGTTGCAGGACAGGTGGGCAG ATCGAACACCTGCGGCTCTGAGAGCCTGGCAAGAGCCTGTCCCGTCTCCTGTGCCCTCGAGGAAACACAAATGCAGCGAGTACCCAATGATCCTGGAGGACATtgaagaggaggaagtggagaaggaggagaaagaggaggaggagaaagagaagttgGAAGCAGACCTGTGA